A window of Hymenobacter siberiensis genomic DNA:
TCGAACCAAAGACCGACTACTTAGAAGGTAGTTGCTCTATCCAGCTGAGCTACGGGGTCGAAACGGGGCAAAAAAATGTCGGGGTGGCAGGATTCGAACCTACGACCTCCTGGTCCCAAACCAGGCGCGATACCGGGCTACGCTACACCCCGAAAAAAAATAATGCTGAGTTAAAAAAACGACTTGTTGGGTGGAGCCCCAACGAGCTGCTTTCGCAACCCAACATTATAGTGGAGAAGGGGGGATTCGAACCCCCGGTAACCTTTAGAGCTACGGCAGTTTAGCAAACTACTGGTTTCAGCCACTCACCCACTTCTCCGGCTGTTGTTTTCGCTTCCGTCTGAAGCGGGTGCAAATATACGGGCAGAACTGAAAGAGCCATGCTTTTATTAAAAAAAATCTGTGCGCAGCGAAAAGCACCAGGCGCGACGCGGCCCCCTTCCCCAACTAAATCAGGCCGTTGGACTCCTGATTTGGACTGGTTGCTTATTGCAGAAAAATGAGCGGCCCGGCCGGGCGTAGTAATATTGGTGCTCATTTTGACCAAACGTGCTAACCTGGGCTTATCCTGATTTTGTAGCGGCAATGCTGGTCCTGGCCCTGGTGCTGGGTCTGCTGGGCTGGCACTGGCGGCGGGGTGGCCGGCTGGCCCACCTGCTGGGCAGCCGGCCGCGCCATCGCGGCTGGAAGGCCGTGCTGCGCCTGGTAGCGGGTGGGCTGCTGCTGGCGGCCGGCCTGGGGCCGTCGCTGGGCGTGAGCCAGCGCCCGGTGCGCACCGCCGGAAAAGACGTGTGGCTGCTGGTGGATGTGTCGCGCTCGATGGATGCCACCGATGTGGCCCCCACCCGCCTGCTACGCGCCCAGGCCGAGCTGCAGGACCTGGTGGCGCAGTTCCCGGCCGACCGGCTGGGGCTGGTGGTATTCGGGGCGGAGGCGGTGGTGCAGTGCCCCCTCACGTATGACCAGGCGGCTGTGCAAACCTTTATTGCGACGCTGCGCACCAGCCTGCTGCCCGCCGGCCCCACCACGCTACAGGCACCGCTGGAGCTGCTGTTGAGCCGCCTGACGGTGGCACCCAGCGCCGGCAGTCCTGCCCCACCCCGCGCCACGGCCCTGGTAGTGGTGAGCGACGGCGAGGACTTTGGCGAGAACCTGGAGCCGACGCTGCGGGCCCTGGGCCGCACCGGGGCCCGGGTATACACGGTAGGCGTGGGCACGGCGGCGGGGGGCAAAATCCCGAAGAGCAATGGC
This region includes:
- a CDS encoding VWA domain-containing protein, coding for MLVLALVLGLLGWHWRRGGRLAHLLGSRPRHRGWKAVLRLVAGGLLLAAGLGPSLGVSQRPVRTAGKDVWLLVDVSRSMDATDVAPTRLLRAQAELQDLVAQFPADRLGLVVFGAEAVVQCPLTYDQAAVQTFIATLRTSLLPAGPTTLQAPLELLLSRLTVAPSAGSPAPPRATALVVVSDGEDFGENLEPTLRALGRTGARVYTVGVGTAAGGKIPKSNGSFVVDGRGRAVQTRLREGPLLQLAARTGGQYAELTNQQNGFGPLLRSLQAMQGTAEQVRTVAVADNRYRYPLAAALLLLALEVLLTVTIIRP